A part of Syntrophorhabdaceae bacterium genomic DNA contains:
- a CDS encoding 2Fe-2S iron-sulfur cluster-binding protein, which yields MSEILFQIDGKEVTAKEGTTVLEAAQAAGIKIPTLCYHKELEPFGGCRLCIVEVESRGWTKLVVSCVYPVEKGIAVRTRSEKVDRIRKMILQLLLAHAPDAFDLQDLAKEYGADKSCFDKEPSFCVHCGLCVRYCNEVKKKNAIGFVDRGIRKEICFIPEVAAKECWNCKECFPLCPTEALQAAYVLTQALAFPAGPAAG from the coding sequence ATGAGTGAGATCCTCTTTCAGATTGATGGAAAAGAAGTAACCGCAAAAGAAGGGACGACCGTTCTCGAGGCAGCTCAGGCAGCGGGCATCAAGATCCCTACGTTGTGCTACCACAAGGAGCTGGAGCCTTTCGGCGGGTGCCGGCTCTGCATCGTGGAAGTAGAGAGCCGGGGGTGGACAAAGCTGGTCGTCTCCTGCGTCTATCCTGTGGAGAAGGGTATTGCAGTGCGCACGAGATCGGAAAAGGTCGACCGAATCCGCAAGATGATCCTCCAGCTCCTGCTCGCCCATGCGCCCGATGCCTTCGATCTTCAGGACCTGGCAAAAGAGTACGGGGCCGATAAGAGCTGTTTTGACAAAGAGCCCTCCTTCTGCGTCCACTGCGGGCTCTGCGTGCGGTACTGCAATGAAGTGAAGAAGAAAAACGCCATCGGCTTCGTGGACCGGGGCATCCGAAAAGAAATCTGCTTCATCCCTGAGGTCGCCGCGAAAGAGTGCTGGAACTGCAAAGAATGCTTTCCCCTCTGTCCTACGGAAGCGCTCCAGGCAGCCTACGTGCTCACCCAGGCGCTGGCATTTCCGGCTGGACCTGCTGCCGGCTAG